A window of Halovivax gelatinilyticus genomic DNA:
GCTCGCTCGCGTCGGACTCGATTGCCTCGTCCTCGTCGAAGTCGGCGTCGAAGTCTTGCTGGTCGGACTCGTCGTAGCTACCAAAACCCATACGTGTGTCACTACGGGATCGATCTCCTAAAATGCACTGCCGGATCGAGTCGTGCGACGGGTCGGTCAGGGGCGCTGCGAGCCCGATAGCTGATCGGAGCGAATTCGAACGCGAAGGCGATTGTCCAGTGGCCGAGACGCGGACATTTTAGGCGGTCGGTCGCGTCGGATTCGACGAG
This region includes:
- a CDS encoding DUF5786 family protein gives rise to the protein MGFGSYDESDQQDFDADFDEDEAIESDASEHRGSIEFDNGATSDELIDRLADIKDDG